In a genomic window of Methylovirgula sp. 4M-Z18:
- a CDS encoding S8 family serine peptidase produces the protein MNNDASPGHGPTQVLRDARLCLLASRDEAEEFLAWSQDELGPGNTDNWDDVRVAAVIRFLGGIDDLQQLFGCTVLASAGEYFAVLVEVGQLLSGPSRRANRLIDHPALLEASIGRLGRPGSNTGTSSSALVSPRDAAAVPSQQSCTGKGVLVGVVDTVFDVGHPAFLDARGESRVRWIWDVNAAQSSTSVPAGRLYTGDELRPPGIQIEQWETRAEATIDPELNWVWRRHGTIVSSIVGGYGAGGSFEGVAPKAELAFVGAGNETTGRVGDAADLLAGLHRLMREPGPVVANLSTADPLGPHDGTLLGERLLDELLLLPGRSVVVCAGNFGFARPAKGRGQGYRHDHAVVPACDGSAQFVLRFDDFLDLPTVAEIWIEAGPVPQVMIDGSVDYGGRASLSVQTAEAPVAVTVPPFPSHACGNVLAVLTPSESRQRWCLSVFFHPASPTRNRGPFFPSSTWTVTVNGAQGRVHAWLDRNNIERGGWYAPLPRDEWLASTVGAPATARRVITVGAVDAAGLALSSGTGVGPTLDGRLKPDLSARGEGLLAAVLRSNQSPWGDSGDGTSVATPLVAGTVALLFEAWGAHARHATWFDIRQALLRGAGLPDGAAGWDPALGAGTLNAGCVLAPAPPDVDLWIPRVSDDNGEEPLVREFICDSPAIVFSPASDGAVNVDVAVHNRGRRSASKVRVRLFVANVGASTLEFAAAGSPWTTEGIDTPEHMVDLQPNASASVRFVLRPGHKVMQLMAVADNSDDPLPRDAAPSSCNNMALRTFDPHFATSASRWTTLTLRGSGRGESVALRLLNGSGKLMLRGLSLAALPWREASIYERHGRQCRLLFGEQGHDPLTGYEKELTDEGTISMRTDIEGAGSLSISHQSVTIESVADTLWMPRLRLAAKTELRFEVAATDIAQSALIGLSVFSDGRRAGGALFTGASLAPIGAS, from the coding sequence GCTTGCCAGCCGTGACGAGGCCGAAGAGTTCCTTGCGTGGAGCCAGGATGAACTCGGGCCAGGAAACACCGATAATTGGGACGATGTGCGCGTTGCAGCTGTTATCCGTTTCCTCGGGGGTATCGACGATCTGCAACAGCTATTCGGCTGCACCGTTCTCGCGTCGGCCGGTGAGTATTTCGCAGTCCTGGTGGAGGTCGGCCAGCTTTTAAGCGGACCGTCGAGACGCGCCAATCGATTGATCGACCATCCCGCGTTGCTGGAGGCATCCATTGGCCGCCTCGGGCGGCCCGGCAGCAACACCGGGACATCGTCATCGGCGCTTGTGTCGCCGCGGGACGCCGCAGCGGTGCCGTCTCAACAAAGTTGTACGGGCAAGGGTGTGCTGGTTGGCGTGGTCGATACGGTCTTCGATGTCGGACATCCGGCGTTTCTCGACGCGCGCGGTGAAAGCCGGGTGCGTTGGATTTGGGATGTCAATGCGGCGCAGAGTTCTACGTCGGTGCCTGCCGGGCGGCTCTACACTGGCGACGAGTTGCGACCACCTGGGATCCAGATCGAGCAGTGGGAAACACGCGCCGAAGCCACGATCGATCCGGAATTGAACTGGGTGTGGCGCCGCCATGGTACGATCGTCAGCAGTATCGTTGGCGGGTACGGAGCTGGCGGAAGCTTCGAGGGTGTCGCCCCGAAGGCGGAGCTGGCATTTGTCGGCGCCGGGAATGAGACGACCGGCCGCGTCGGCGACGCCGCCGATTTGCTCGCTGGATTGCATCGGCTGATGCGTGAGCCAGGGCCCGTTGTTGCCAATCTCTCCACGGCCGATCCGCTCGGCCCGCATGACGGCACGCTTCTGGGGGAACGGCTGCTGGATGAATTGCTCTTGCTGCCCGGCCGTAGTGTCGTGGTCTGCGCAGGCAATTTCGGTTTCGCGCGCCCAGCGAAAGGGCGAGGGCAGGGGTATCGCCACGACCACGCTGTCGTGCCGGCTTGTGACGGCTCGGCGCAGTTCGTGCTTCGATTCGATGATTTCCTCGATCTCCCCACAGTCGCCGAGATCTGGATCGAGGCCGGACCGGTGCCGCAGGTCATGATCGATGGAAGCGTCGACTATGGCGGGCGTGCCAGCCTTTCGGTGCAGACTGCGGAGGCCCCGGTCGCCGTGACGGTGCCTCCGTTTCCGAGCCATGCCTGCGGCAACGTCCTCGCAGTGCTGACGCCGAGTGAAAGCCGCCAGCGCTGGTGCCTGAGCGTTTTTTTTCATCCCGCATCGCCCACGCGCAATCGGGGGCCCTTCTTTCCGTCCAGTACATGGACGGTGACTGTGAATGGAGCTCAGGGCCGAGTTCATGCTTGGCTCGACCGGAACAACATCGAACGGGGCGGATGGTATGCCCCGCTGCCCCGGGACGAATGGCTTGCGAGCACCGTTGGCGCGCCGGCCACGGCACGTCGCGTCATAACGGTTGGCGCTGTCGATGCGGCTGGGCTCGCCCTCAGCAGCGGCACGGGCGTCGGCCCAACCCTGGACGGCCGATTGAAACCAGACCTTTCGGCGCGCGGCGAGGGCCTGTTGGCAGCGGTGCTGCGAAGCAACCAGTCTCCATGGGGAGATTCTGGTGATGGAACCAGCGTTGCGACGCCTCTCGTTGCGGGAACCGTCGCGTTGCTCTTCGAGGCGTGGGGCGCCCACGCCCGCCACGCCACCTGGTTCGACATTCGTCAAGCCTTGCTGCGCGGGGCCGGCCTCCCGGACGGAGCAGCAGGCTGGGACCCCGCTCTTGGCGCCGGAACATTGAACGCGGGCTGCGTGCTCGCGCCGGCACCTCCCGACGTTGATCTCTGGATCCCCCGTGTTTCAGATGATAACGGCGAGGAACCACTTGTGCGCGAGTTCATCTGTGATAGCCCGGCGATCGTGTTTTCGCCTGCATCCGACGGCGCAGTCAATGTCGACGTCGCGGTTCATAACCGCGGGCGGAGGTCTGCGTCCAAGGTTCGCGTCCGCCTGTTTGTCGCCAATGTCGGTGCTTCAACGCTCGAGTTTGCCGCGGCCGGCTCTCCCTGGACGACAGAAGGTATCGACACGCCGGAGCACATGGTTGATCTCCAACCCAATGCGTCTGCGTCGGTGCGCTTCGTGCTTCGACCCGGTCATAAAGTGATGCAGCTTATGGCGGTGGCCGACAATAGTGACGATCCTTTACCTCGTGATGCCGCTCCCTCATCTTGCAATAATATGGCACTTCGAACGTTTGATCCGCATTTCGCCACATCCGCCTCCAGGTGGACGACGCTGACGCTGCGCGGGAGCGGCCGCGGCGAGAGCGTTGCATTGAGACTTCTAAACGGCAGCGGCAAGCTCATGCTCCGCGGACTGTCTTTGGCTGCTTTGCCTTGGCGCGAGGCGAGCATTTATGAGCGCCATGGCCGTCAGTGTCGGCTGCTCTTCGGAGAACAGGGCCACGATCCGTTGACCGGATACGAAAAGGAATTGACGGACGAAGGGACCATCTCCATGCGAACGGACATCGAGGGGGCCGGATCGTTGTCCATTTCCCACCAAAGCGTAACCATCGAGTCAGTCGCCGACACGCTTTGGATGCCCCGACTGCGTTTGGCAGCCAAGACGGAGCTGAGGTTTGAGGTCGCGGCAACCGACATCGCGCAGAGTGCTTTGATAGGTCTCTCCGTCTTTTCGGACGGGCGACGTGCCGGTGGAGCGCTGTTCACCGGAGCTTCGCTCGCACCCATCGGCGCTTCTTAG